The window CAAGCGGACTGGCGGCCTATTCCAAGGCGCTCGAACTCGGGCTGGCCTCGCTCGCCAATGACCGGGTGATGCCCGGCACGGTCGAGATTCCGCTGACCAGCGCGACCGATGATCTGGCCTTCGCGCGCCAGCAGGCCGAGGCGATCTCGGCCGACCAGGCGCTGATCGAAGCCTACCGCCGCAGCAATGCCGGCAATTTCGCCGAGGCGGCCGAATTCTTCGCCGTTTCATCGGCGGCGCTGGTCGGGCCGGGCGCGATCGAGGCGCGCCTCAACAGCGCCTTGCAACAATCCAATCTCGGCAATTTCGCCGAGGCGCGCCGTCTGTTCGCTGCCAGCCGTGCGGACACCGCGGCCAGCCCCGTCCTGTCCCGTCAGCTGCGCAATTACGAGGCGATGGACGCGCTCAACCAGCGCAAGGCCTCCGCGGCGCTTGCGATCCTTGACCGGCCGGTGACGGCCAACTTCACCGATGTCGAAGACCTGCGCGCCCTGCGCATCGGGGCTTCGATGGCAGGACAGCTGGCGAGCGAGAACGAGCGGATCGCTGGTGCCTTCAGCAGCGGTCTGACCCCGCCTGAGCGCGCCAAGCTGCTCGATGGCCAGCACGCCTATCTCAAGGCGACGACGCTGCGCCAGCTTGGCCGCGCGGGTGAGACCACGGCGCTGCTGCGCCAGGCCGAAGCGACGCTGGGCGAAGTGCGCGGCGGCCGGGTTGTCTCGATGGCATGGCTGCGTGCGCAGGTTTTGGGCGAAATGGCCGAGGTGTCCGAACGCACTGGCCAGTCGGCCGAGGCCGAGCGGCTGCACCAGCAGGGCATTGCGCTGCTGGCCGCGACCTATCCCGATGCTCCGGTGCTCGACAGCGCCCGCGCCCAGCTCGCCGGCTTCTATGCCCGTGGCGGCCGGCGCGACGATGCACTGGGCATCTACCGCGAAATCGTGAAGGGCGCCCGCGGGCGGGCCATGCCTTCGCTGCGCAATCTGCTGACCCCCTATTTCGCGCTGCTGACCGACGGCAAATCGCCCGCCGGCGAGGCAGCGACCGATCTCTTCGCCGCCAGCCAGCTGCTCCTGCGCCCGGGCCTTGCCCAGACCCAGGCAGCGCTCGCGCGCGAGCTTTCGGGGGGCAGCGACGAGGCAGCGCAGATGATCCGCACCGCCACCAATCTCGGGCGCGGGATCGAACAGCAGCGCATTGCCCTGCTCGATCTGGAATCGGCCCCCCAGCCGACCGCGCAGCAAACCGCGCTGATTGCCGATCGCCGACAGCGGCTCGAACAATTGCAGCAGCAGCAGGCCGAAGTGCTCGAAAAGCTCGCGGCCTTTCCGCGCTACCGGGCGGTGACCGAGCAGGGGATCACGCTCGGCGATCTGAAAGGCGCGCTCAAGCCGGGCGAGGCCTATGTGAAGCTGGTGACGCTCGAGCGCGACACCTACGTCCTTTATGCCACCGCCGACGATGTGAAGGTGTGGCGCGCCGATGCCACCCCGGCCGAACTCGAGGCGCTGGTGGGCAAGATCCGCGAGAGCATCGCGGTGATCGAAGGTGGTCAGGTGCTGACCTACCCCTTCGATATCGAACGTTCGCGCGAGCTCTATGTTCGCCTGTTCGCTCCGGTGGGCGAGCAGCTGCCCAAGCTCCAGCACATCGTGTTCGAACCCGATGGCGCATTGCTCAAGCTGCCGATCAACCTGCTCGTCACCGATGATGCCAGCGTCGCCGCCTACAAGGCGCGGATGGCTGGCAAGAACCCGGACGAATATGACTTCCGCGGCACGGCCTGGCTGGGCCGGACGGCGGAGATCAGCACCTCGGTGGCGGCCTCGGCCTTCCGCGATGTGCGCGCCGCGCGTCCGTCCAGTGCCAAGCGCGCCTATATCGGGCTTGGCGAAAACTCGCCGGTCGGTACGGATACGCCGGGCGCTGCGCGGATGCAGGCGGCGCTGGCAGCGGGCGACAGGTGCCAGTGGTCGCCCAATATCTGGGCCAATCCGATCAAGGCGACCGAGCTGCGCGAAGCGGCCACGCGCTTTGGCGAGACCGCAAGCGTGCTGACCGACAATGCCTTTTCCGACACCGCGATCATGGGGCTGGGTGATCTTGCGAACTTCCGCATCCTGCACTTTGCCACGCATGGTCTGGTGACGGCGCCGCAGCCCGAATGTCCCCCGCGCCCCGCGCTGGTGACCAGCTTCGATGCGGCCGCAGGTTCGGACGGCTTGCTGAGCTTCTCGGAAATCTTCGGCCTCCGGATCGATGCCGATCTCGTCATCCTTTCGGCCTGCGACACCGCCGGCAGCGCCACGGTCGGCGCAACCCGGGAAGCCGGCGTCACCAGCGGCGGCGAGTTTGCGCTCGACGGGCTGGTGCGCGCCTTCGTGGGCGCGGGCGGACGTACGGTGCTGGCGAGCCACTGGCCGGTGCCCGATGATTTCAACGCCACCGGGCGGCTGATCTCGGGTCTGTTTGCGGGCGACGGCACCGAGACCGCCGAGGCGCTGCGGACCTCGCAGGTCGCGCTGATGGACGATCCGGAGACCTCGCACCCGTTCTACTGGTCGGCCTTTGCCGTGGTCGGCGACGGCGCGGCCAAGCTCGCGCGCTGACCGGATCGAGGGTCGCACCTGATGAATGAGGCAGGGCAAGGCTTTGGCTGGCTGCGGCGCGGCTGGCGCAATGTTCGCGAGGCGGGCGGGGTGCAGTTGCTCGGCACCTTCATCGTGCTGGTTGCCGCGCTGTTCATCGCGCGCTTCAGCTGGGTGCTGCCGGACGGTTCCACGCCCACCCCGCTCACGAGCGAGGCCGAACGCGCCTTCTACGATCTGCGCGCCTATTACGCCGCCGATCTAGTCGAGCAGGATGCCCGCGTCGTGCTGGTGGTCTATACCGATCAGACCCTGATCAATGCCCGCAAGCGCTCTCCGCTCGATCGCGGAATGCTCGCCCGCGCACTGCGCAATATCGATGCCATGGGGGCCAAGGCGATCGGGATCGACATTCTGTTCGATCAGCCGCAGGACGAGGACGAGGATCTGATCGCAGCCCTGCGCGGCATGCAGACCCCCGTCGGGGTCGCCTATGCCAACCTTGCCACCAACCGCGACGATATCGTCTACGAACAGCAGCAATATCTCGAAGCCTTCCAGAACGAACTGACTGGCAGCAAGTCGCGGCGCGCCTCGATCCGGCTCGACAACACTTTCGGCGCGACGCGGGTGTGGCCGGGTATCGTCGAAGGCCTGCCACCGCTGCTGGGCCGCGCCTTGCTCGCCGATGCGGGAGAGAATGCGCCGACCTTCGAGACCTATGAAGGCGCGATCGATTATCGTCGCCCGAAATTCGTGGATTCCCCGCTCTTCCCCTCGCTCCAGATCGATCTTTTCGCCGATCCCGATCCCGAGGTGCTGCCGTTCTTGGCCGAGCAGATCAAAGGCAAGTATGTCCTCATCGGCGGCGATATCGTCGACTATGACCGGGTCGAGACGACCTTCACCTCGGTCAATGGCGAGGTGCCGGCGGGGATCGCGGTCCATGCCGAGATCATCTCGCAGATGCTCGATAACCGGATGCTCGCGCCGATCCCGCAGTGGCTCCTGTGGGCGATGGCGGTGCTGGTGGTGCTCACTGCCGCGCTGACCGCACTGCTCGAATGGCCGGCAAGGCGGCTTGCGCCTTTCATGGTGGTGCTGTTCGCCGGTTTCATCGGGACGCCGCTGGCGCTGCAACTGCGCGATGTCGACACCTATGGCCTGCCCGCATTCGGCTGGCTGATCGGCTGGATCATGGCCTTTACCGCCGTCACCTCGGCAGCGCGCGCGGCTGGCGCGGTGCAGCGCAATTTTGCCGCCAGCGCGCTGGGCAAATACATCCCGCGCGACATTGCCCAGGCTATCATCGACAAGCCCGAACTGCTGTCGCTGGGCGGCGAGAAGCGCGCGATCTTCGTGCTGTTCAGCGATCTTGAGGGCTTCACCAAGATGAGCCACGCGATCGCGCCGGAAATGGTGGCCAAGCTCCTCAACCGCTATCTCGAGATGCTGAGCCAGGTCGTGCTCGATCATGGCGGGGTGATCGACAAGTTCGTCGGCGATGCCGTGGTCGCCTTCTGGGGCGCGCCGATCAGTCGCCCCGATGATGGCGAGCGGGCGGCCAAGGCAGGCTATGCGCTGTGGCAGGCGGGCGAGGCCTTTCGTGCCGAAGTCGCCGCGATGGACGCTGCTCTGCCCAAGATCGGCAAGACTCGCGTGGGCCTCCACTATGGCGAGGCGGTGATTGGCAATTTCGGCGGGGCGACCCGCATCCAGTACACCGCATTGGGCGACTCGATGAACACCGCCGCGCGGCTTGAATCCGCCAACAAGGCGCTCGAATCCAGCATCATGGCGAGCCGCGAATTCGCCGAAGCCTCGGGGCTGGGCTGGTGGCGCGAAATGGGCCGCGTGGTTTTGCGCGGGCGGGCCAAGCCGGTCGATCTGTTTGAACCCGCGCCCGAATTCCCCGATGCCGACAAGGCGACGCTGAGCGAGGCCTGTGCCCATGCGGCGGCCGGCAAGCGCGCGGATGCGATCCGGCTTGCACAAGCGGTGGCTGATCGCCATCGGGATGATTCAGCCTTGCGTAATCTGGTAAAGCGGATGCAGGATGGCGATGATGGAGGAACCTATGTTCTCGGCTAACTTGAAGCGGGTTTGTGCGGCGCTTGCGCTTGGCGGTGCGGCTCTGGCCATGCCGGTTGTGGCGGTCGCCGGCGTGGTGGTGAAGTCCACCGGGCCTTCCGCGGTCAAATATCCCGTCGGCACCAAGCTTGATGACAATGCCTCGATCACGCTGAAGGCCGGCGATGTGGTGACCGTGCTCACCGCCGAAGGCACGCGCGTGATCAAGGGTGCGGGCAGCTTCCGCGTCGGCGATCGTCCGCAGGTCGCCTCCGACCGCTTTGCCTCGCTCACCCGCAAGCGCGCCGCGACCCGCGTGCGCACTGGGGCCGTGCGCGGCGATACCGACGCCGTCCCGAGCAATCCCAACCTCTGGTATGTCGACGTGAACCGCTCGGGCACGATCTGCCTCTATGATCTGGCGACCGTGCGCCTGTGGCGGCCGGGGACCGAGGGCACGGCGACCTATCGCATCGCCGCCCATGGCGCTGCTGCCGGCAGCGAGGCCGAGGTGACCTTCGATGACACCGTCACCGTTGCCGCGCTCGATCCGGCGCGCCTGCCGATTGCCGAGGGCAGTCACTACATGATCACCGCTCCCGACGGCACCACCAGCGCCCAATTGAGCTTCGTGTTGCTGGCCGAAGACTATGCCGCGCCCGATGCGCTGGCCGAGGCGCTGATCTCCAAGGGCTGCACAGTGCAGCTCGAAGCGCTGGGCGCGAGCATGGAGGCTTCGGCCGAAGCGGCCGGTTGAGCGCTCCTGCGCGAAAAAGCGCGGATTGCCTGTTGCATCGGGCCCGTACAATTGGGACAAGGGGTGCGGGTCGGCTTGACGGGGGAGTCGGGGCTCGGGTTTATTCCTGACGCGGCTCTACAAGCGCGGGTGTGCCGGGCTTGCTAGCCTGCACGGCGCGCGATCCGGCTCGCCGGATAGTTTGGCGGTAAGGCATCTCGGGGGGGATGGGATGACGGGAGTTGTCGCGAAACGGGTCGCTGGCCTTCTTGGCAGGCCGCAAGTCGTGCGTCTGCTCGCCGTTCTCGGCCTGGCGGTGCTCTATCCCGCCTCCACAGCCATTGGCAATCCGACCTTCGAAGGCGTCGCCAGCTGCGCGGGTTCCACCTGTCACGGCCGGGCCGAGGGCAATGGCGCGGTTGTCCGGCAGGACGAGATCGCGACCTGGCAGGAGCCGTCTTCGGCCAGCGGCGCGCACAGCCGCGCCTATTCCGTCCTCGCCGGTCGCCGCGGGCAGCAGATCGCCGCCAGTCTCGGGCTTGGCAATGCGACCCAGGCGCCGGCCTGCCTCGGCTGCCATTCGACCTTCGCGCCGGCAGACCAGCGCGGGCCCAAGTTCACGCTGACCGACGGGGTTGGCTGCGAAAGCTGCCATGGTCCCTCGGGCGGCGGGTGGCTGGCCGAACACTATGCCCTGCCGGCCACCCACGCCTCCAACATCGCGGCCGGCATGACCCCGCTCGACAACCCCAAGGCGCGCGCCGGAGTCTGCCTTGATTGCCACTATGGCTCGTCCAAGCCCGGGCAGTTCGTCACCCATTCGATGATGGCCGCCGGCCACCCGCGCGTGTCCTTCGAGCTCGATCTGTTCAGCGCGCTTCAGCAGCACCACAATGTCGACGCCGATTACACCCGCCGCAAAGCCGCACCGAGCGCGGTGCGGTTCTGGGCGGTGGGCCAGGCCGAAGCGGTGCGCCGCGCCACCTCGCTCTTCGCGCAGCCCAAATTCGCGATGCAGGGGGCCTTCCCGCAGTTCTATTTCTACGACTGCCATTCGTGCCACCGCACGATCACCGATGGCCCGCAGCGCAAGCTGACCTTCGAGTCCAATCCCGCGCGCCCGATCCCCTTCGGCAATCCGCCCTTCAATGACGAGAACATCATCATGCTGCAGGCGGTGGCGAGCGTGCTGGTGCCGGGCGAGGCGAGCGCCTTCCAGGCCGCTGCGCGCGACTTCCACAAGGCGATGGGCGCTGGCCCGGCCGAGGCCCGCACCGCCGCACAGGCCCTGTCTGCCCGCGCGGGCGCGCTGTCCGATGCGCTCTCGGCCCGCAACTATGGCGGGGCCGAAGCCTTCAAGGTCGTCGGCATGATCGCGGGCGAGGCTACGTCCCCGCGCTTTACCGACTATGCCGGATCGGTGCAGGCGGTGATGGCGATCGACACGCTGCTGAATGCGCTGGTCAAGGAAGGCCGCATCACACAGGGCGCGGCAGCCGGGATCCGGGGCGACATCGCCCGCGCCTACAAGGCGGTCGAGGAGCCGAATGCCTATCGCCCGGCCGACTTCCGCACCGCGCTGAAATCGGCAGCGGGCGCGATCGGAAGGTTGCAATAGCGATGCGCTGGGGGGCGAGGACAGGCTGGATTGCAGGCGCGGCGCTGGTGCTTGCCTCTTGCGGAGGCGGGGGCAGCAGCAGCGGTGGCGGCGGATCAACCGGGGGCGGAACCACGCCGCCTGTTACTCCGCCGGCGACTGGCGTGTTTGCCGTGCCTGCGGCCGAAAGCCTTTCGACCACCGAGGTCGGCCAGATCATCGCCCAGGCCGCCGCCGAGGCGCGTGCGCGCAATGTCGCGGCGACCATCGCGGTTACCGACCGGGTCGGCAATGTCCTCGCTGTCTTTGCCATGCCCGGCGCGTCCGGCACCGCACGCATTTCCAATGCGCCCAACGGCCAGAACATCGACGTGCAGGGACTTACCATCCCCAGCGCCGGAGCGGCCATCGCAAAGGCGATCACGGGCGCATACCTGTCGAGCGGCGGCAATGCCTTCTCCAGCCGCACCGCGAGCTTCATCGTGCAGGAGCATTTCCCGCCCGCGCCGACCACCGCCGGGCTCGAAAGCGGCCCGCTGTTCGGGGTGCAGTTCAGCCAGCTGCCGTGCTCCGATCTCGCTGCGCGTGCCAGCGACGGGCTGATCGGGCCGAAGCGCTCGCCGCTCGGCCTTGCGGCAGACCCGGGCGGCTTCCCGCTCTACCAGAACGGTGTGGTGGTCGGCGGCATCGGTGTGATTGCCGACGGGGTCTACGGCTTTGATCCCAATGTGCTCGACCGCGACAATGACGTCGACGAGGCGATCGCGTTGGCCGGAACGGTGGGCTTCGAGGCCCCCGTGGGTGTCCGCGCGGACCGCATCACGGCGGACGGCACCAGCCTGCGCTACACCGATGTCGAATATTCCCAGATCGGCAATGTCGCAGGCGCGTCTTTCACCGGAACCGCAGGCGCGCTGGTGCCGGTGACGGGCTATTATACTGCCGCAGGGCTGATCGCGGGCACGACCTATGGCACCGAAGCCTCGGGTGTGCGCGCCTCGACCACAGCCGAGTTTTCCAATCGCGACGCCTTCATCCTCACCAACGGGGCAGGGGCGAACCGCTTTCCGGTGCGCGGCGGAACCGATGCAGGCGATGTGGCAAGCCCGCTGACCTCGGGTGAGGCGCAGTCGATCCTCGAGGAAGCCTTCACCATCATGAGCCGCGCCCGCGCGCAGATCCGCCAGCCATTGGACAGCCGTGCGCAGGTGACGATCAGCCTCGTCGATACGCGCGGGCGGGTGCTGGGCATCGTGCGCTCGCCCGATGCGCCGATCTTCGGAATCGACGTGTCCCTTCAGAAAGCACGCACGGCCAATTTCTTTTCCGGAACGTTTGCCGCGAATGATCTGCTGGCGGCGGGCGGCGAAGTGCCGCAATTCGTCAGCCGCACGCGCACGTTCCTCGGCGATCCTGCTGCGCTGGGGGGCGCATTCGGGATCGCCAACCGTTCCGTGGGCAACCTTGCGCGGCCCTATTTCCCCGATGGCGAGCTGGGACAGGCCAATGGCCCGCTCTCGCGCCCGATCCAGCAGTTCAATCCCTTCTCGACCGGCCTGCAGAGCGCGCTGGTGCTCGGCAATCTCGCGCAGCACCTCGCTTTCGTCACCGGGGCGAGCGGCGCGGATACGCCCCGCAATTGCACCGGTCTGCCGCAGATCGCGGGCGGCAATTCCCGGCTGGCGAACGGGATCCAGATCTTCCCCGGCGCTGTGCCGGTCTATCGCGGCGGGCAGCTGGTGGGCGGCATCGGGGTATCGGGCGACGGGATCGATCAGGACGACATGATCAGCTTCCTCGGCCTCCACAATGGCGCCGTGCGGGCAGGCGGGGGCCTTGGCAATGCGCCTGCCGATCGCCGCGCCGACCGCATTCTGGTGCAGGTCGGCAGCCGTCAGGTGCGGCTGCGCTACGTCAATTGTCCCTTCGCGCCGTTCCTCGATACGGCGGCGCAGAACGTGTGTGAGGGGCTATAGGCGTGTCCGCGCTGCTGCTCCCCGCGCTGTTGCTGGCACAGGCCGCGCCGCCCCCGCCAGAGGAGCTGGCGCCTGCGGTGGTGGCCCCGGGCGAGGAAGCGCGCAAGCCGGACTGGGAGCAGGACATCCCCCCGGTCGATCCCGAGATCATCGAAGGGCGCGAGCGGCCCGGCTACACCGCGCCGCTGCCCGATCGGATCGAGCAGCGCAACGAGGGCGCAATCCGTCCGCCGCCGCCCGAGGCCTTCCCGACCGATCAGGTTCCCATCCCCGATCGCTGGCGTCTGATCGAGACGCTGGGTCTGGTGAAGGAAAACCTGTTCGATCCCTACAACCAGAACACCTACAAGGGCGATCGCCCGATCAACCGTGCCAAGGTGCCGTGGCTGCCGATCAAGGGCGATGACTGGTTCTTCGTCGCCAACCTGATTTCGGACTCTGTCTACGAACCGCGCACCTTCCCCATTCCCGTGGGCGTGCAGACCACCGAGGATCCCGGCCGCAACGATGTGTTCGGCAATGATTTCAGCCAGGTCTTCTCGCAGACCTTCATCGCCGGTTTCGCGCTGCTCAAGGGGGCGACCACCTTCAAGCCGCCGGCGATCGAATATCGCCTGACGCTGGCCTACAACGTCAGTTATGTCGATGTGCCCGAGCAGCGCGTGCTGTTTGTTGAACCGTCCAAGCCCAGTCACCGCCTTGACCAGTTCCTCGGGGTGCAGGAAGCTTTCGTCGATTACCACTTCAGCCAGTTCGACAATGACCGGTTTGACTTCATCTCGATCCGCGCCGGCATCCAGCCGTTCCAGTCGGACTTCCGCGGCTTCCTGTTCAACGATCAGCAACTGGGCGTGCGCCTGTTCGGATCGCGCGACAACAACCGCTTCCAGTTCAATCTCGGCGCCTTCTGGCGGCTGGAGAAGGACACCAATTCCGGCCTCAACGCGATCCTGCGGTCCCCGCGCGATGATTTCGTGTTCGTGGCCAACGCCTATCGGCAGGACTTCCTGATCCCGGCGCTCACCAGCCAGATCACGGTGGTCTACAACCGCAACCGCGAGGCCGACGATATCCAGATCGACACCAACGGCTTCCCGGTGCGCCCGGCGCTGCTGGGCACGCTGCGCGGGCGCGAGTATGATGTCGCCTATCTCGGCTACAACATGGATGGCCGCATCGGACGGGTGAACCTGACCGGCAGCTTCTACTGGGCTCTCGGCGAGGACCGGAATAGCTTCTTCACCGATCGTCCGGCCGATATCAACGCGCAGTTCGCGGCGGTGGAAGCCAGCATTGACCGCGACTGGATGCGCTTCCGCCTCTCGGGCGCCTATGCCAGCGGTGACAGCGATCCCTATGACAACGCCGAGGGCGGTTTCGACGCGATCTTCGAGAACCCGGTGTTTGCGGGCGCCGATACCTCCTACTGGATCCGCCAGACCATTCCCTTTGCCGGTGGCGGGCGTGCGATCAGCGTCAATGGCCGCAATGGCCTGCTCAATTCGCTGCGCTCCTCGAAGGAGCAGGGGCAGTCGAACTTCAACAACCCCGGCCTGATGCTGCTGGGGATGGGCGCGGATTTCGATCTGACGCCGCAATTCCGGCTTTCGGCCAATGCCAACCACCTGTGGTTCGAGAACACCTCGACCTTGCAGGTGCTGCGCAACGAAGGATCGATCCCCAAGGATATCGGCTTTGATCTTTCCGCTGCGGCGATCTGGCGGCCCAAGGCCAACCAGAACCTCGTTTTCCGCCTTTCCGCCGCGACGCTGCTTGCCGGTGACGGGTTCCAGGACCTGTTCGACAAGCGCGGGGGCGGGCAGGAATTTGTCTCGATCCTTGCCAACGTGGTGCTGACCTACTGATGCTCAAGGCCGATCGTCTCTGGGGGCAACCCTTCGTCCGTCACTTCGCGCTGCTGGTTGCGGCGCTGGTCCTCGCGCTGGCGCTGTTCGCGGGCGACACCATGGCAGCCGATGGCGAAAAGCCGGTGAAGCGCGATTATTCGCGCGTGATCGCCCCGCCTGCGCCGCAACGGCAATCGGTGGCCGAGATGCAGGCCAAGTCCGAAGGCTGCAACACCTGCCACGTCAAATCCGACGCGCCGACCATGCACATGACCCCGGCGGTGCGGCTGGGTTGCACCGATTGCCACGGCGGCGATGCCAAGGTGCGCGGCAATTCGCAGCTTCCCCATGATCACCCCGATTATGTCGCCGCGCGGGATCAGGCGCATGTGCTGCCCAAGTATCCGGCCAGCTGGCACTTCCCCACCTCGGCGAACCCCAAGCGCTCCTACGCGCTGCTGAACAAGGAATCGCCGGAGTTCATCAAGTTCGTGAACCCGTCGGATTACCGCGTCGCGCGCGAGGCCTGCGGGGCCTGCCACGTGCAGGCGATCGAAAGCGCCGAACGCTCGATCATGGCGACCGGCGCGATGCTGTGGGGCGGGGCGAGCTACAATAACGGCATCCTGCCCTTCAAGAACTACCTCCTGGGCGAGGCCTATACCCGCGATGGCGATGCCGCGAAGCTGACCACACCGGGCGCCGGGCCGGACGGCAAGCTGTCGCAGGACCAGATCGCGCGCGGTGTGCTGGCCGAGATGTATCCGCTGCCTACCTGGCATGTGATCCCGCCGGGCGACGTTTTCCGCGTGTTCGAGCGCGGCGGGCGCACGATCAACTCGCAGTTCCCCGAAATCGGCCTGCCCAATCCGTCAGGCTCGATCCAGCGTCTCGAAGAGCCCGGACGGCCCGACTTGAAGCAGTCGAACCGCGGCCCGGGCACGGGTCTGCGCGTGGCAATCCCGGCGCTCAACATCCACAAGACCCGCCTCAATGATCCCTTCACCTGGTTCATGGGCACCAATGACCAGCCGGGCGACTATCGCCATTCGGGCTGCGCGAGCTGCCACGTGGTTTATGCCAATGACCGCGAGCCGCGCCATTCGCTCACCTATGCGCAATATGGCCGTGACGGGCAGACGATCACGGTCGATCCCACCATTGCCGGCAAGATCGAGCACGCAGCCGGCTATGACGATCACGGCGGCGCGAAGGCGGGCGGGCACGGCGCTTTGAAGCAGCCGGGCGACCATCACGATGATCACGGGGACGCAACCGGACCGGGCAAGCGCGATGACGACACGCTCACCTATGACGGGAAGCAGAAGGAGAAGGGCCACCCGCTCCAGCACGTCTTCACCCGCGCGATCCCGACCAGCCAGTGCATGAACTGCCACATGCACCAGCCCAATATATTCCTGAATTCCTTCCTCGGCTACACCATGTGGGATTATGAATCCGACGCGCCCAAGATGTGGCCGGCGCAGCAGAAATACCCGACCGCCGAGGAAGTGCGCGCGATCACCGATCGCAACCCCGAGGGTGCCGCT is drawn from Erythrobacter sp. and contains these coding sequences:
- a CDS encoding heme-binding protein, whose amino-acid sequence is MRWGARTGWIAGAALVLASCGGGGSSSGGGGSTGGGTTPPVTPPATGVFAVPAAESLSTTEVGQIIAQAAAEARARNVAATIAVTDRVGNVLAVFAMPGASGTARISNAPNGQNIDVQGLTIPSAGAAIAKAITGAYLSSGGNAFSSRTASFIVQEHFPPAPTTAGLESGPLFGVQFSQLPCSDLAARASDGLIGPKRSPLGLAADPGGFPLYQNGVVVGGIGVIADGVYGFDPNVLDRDNDVDEAIALAGTVGFEAPVGVRADRITADGTSLRYTDVEYSQIGNVAGASFTGTAGALVPVTGYYTAAGLIAGTTYGTEASGVRASTTAEFSNRDAFILTNGAGANRFPVRGGTDAGDVASPLTSGEAQSILEEAFTIMSRARAQIRQPLDSRAQVTISLVDTRGRVLGIVRSPDAPIFGIDVSLQKARTANFFSGTFAANDLLAAGGEVPQFVSRTRTFLGDPAALGGAFGIANRSVGNLARPYFPDGELGQANGPLSRPIQQFNPFSTGLQSALVLGNLAQHLAFVTGASGADTPRNCTGLPQIAGGNSRLANGIQIFPGAVPVYRGGQLVGGIGVSGDGIDQDDMISFLGLHNGAVRAGGGLGNAPADRRADRILVQVGSRQVRLRYVNCPFAPFLDTAAQNVCEGL
- a CDS encoding adenylate/guanylate cyclase domain-containing protein yields the protein MNEAGQGFGWLRRGWRNVREAGGVQLLGTFIVLVAALFIARFSWVLPDGSTPTPLTSEAERAFYDLRAYYAADLVEQDARVVLVVYTDQTLINARKRSPLDRGMLARALRNIDAMGAKAIGIDILFDQPQDEDEDLIAALRGMQTPVGVAYANLATNRDDIVYEQQQYLEAFQNELTGSKSRRASIRLDNTFGATRVWPGIVEGLPPLLGRALLADAGENAPTFETYEGAIDYRRPKFVDSPLFPSLQIDLFADPDPEVLPFLAEQIKGKYVLIGGDIVDYDRVETTFTSVNGEVPAGIAVHAEIISQMLDNRMLAPIPQWLLWAMAVLVVLTAALTALLEWPARRLAPFMVVLFAGFIGTPLALQLRDVDTYGLPAFGWLIGWIMAFTAVTSAARAAGAVQRNFAASALGKYIPRDIAQAIIDKPELLSLGGEKRAIFVLFSDLEGFTKMSHAIAPEMVAKLLNRYLEMLSQVVLDHGGVIDKFVGDAVVAFWGAPISRPDDGERAAKAGYALWQAGEAFRAEVAAMDAALPKIGKTRVGLHYGEAVIGNFGGATRIQYTALGDSMNTAARLESANKALESSIMASREFAEASGLGWWREMGRVVLRGRAKPVDLFEPAPEFPDADKATLSEACAHAAAGKRADAIRLAQAVADRHRDDSALRNLVKRMQDGDDGGTYVLG
- a CDS encoding CHAT domain-containing protein translates to MARTRTMIRQALALTGVVAIGAAMLAAPGSARTAQDSGLSLRDTFPIGSNGLCEAQILAPEPGAGLFDRRYSIICRDAALPVGTLWVVKGSEGTGTPARFAGQDATCNPGSGGGDVPGLAGAQRLACSRSGSIVRNDLLIGTRGGRTYAASGLAAYSKALELGLASLANDRVMPGTVEIPLTSATDDLAFARQQAEAISADQALIEAYRRSNAGNFAEAAEFFAVSSAALVGPGAIEARLNSALQQSNLGNFAEARRLFAASRADTAASPVLSRQLRNYEAMDALNQRKASAALAILDRPVTANFTDVEDLRALRIGASMAGQLASENERIAGAFSSGLTPPERAKLLDGQHAYLKATTLRQLGRAGETTALLRQAEATLGEVRGGRVVSMAWLRAQVLGEMAEVSERTGQSAEAERLHQQGIALLAATYPDAPVLDSARAQLAGFYARGGRRDDALGIYREIVKGARGRAMPSLRNLLTPYFALLTDGKSPAGEAATDLFAASQLLLRPGLAQTQAALARELSGGSDEAAQMIRTATNLGRGIEQQRIALLDLESAPQPTAQQTALIADRRQRLEQLQQQQAEVLEKLAAFPRYRAVTEQGITLGDLKGALKPGEAYVKLVTLERDTYVLYATADDVKVWRADATPAELEALVGKIRESIAVIEGGQVLTYPFDIERSRELYVRLFAPVGEQLPKLQHIVFEPDGALLKLPINLLVTDDASVAAYKARMAGKNPDEYDFRGTAWLGRTAEISTSVAASAFRDVRAARPSSAKRAYIGLGENSPVGTDTPGAARMQAALAAGDRCQWSPNIWANPIKATELREAATRFGETASVLTDNAFSDTAIMGLGDLANFRILHFATHGLVTAPQPECPPRPALVTSFDAAAGSDGLLSFSEIFGLRIDADLVILSACDTAGSATVGATREAGVTSGGEFALDGLVRAFVGAGGRTVLASHWPVPDDFNATGRLISGLFAGDGTETAEALRTSQVALMDDPETSHPFYWSAFAVVGDGAAKLAR
- a CDS encoding multiheme c-type cytochrome; amino-acid sequence: MTGVVAKRVAGLLGRPQVVRLLAVLGLAVLYPASTAIGNPTFEGVASCAGSTCHGRAEGNGAVVRQDEIATWQEPSSASGAHSRAYSVLAGRRGQQIAASLGLGNATQAPACLGCHSTFAPADQRGPKFTLTDGVGCESCHGPSGGGWLAEHYALPATHASNIAAGMTPLDNPKARAGVCLDCHYGSSKPGQFVTHSMMAAGHPRVSFELDLFSALQQHHNVDADYTRRKAAPSAVRFWAVGQAEAVRRATSLFAQPKFAMQGAFPQFYFYDCHSCHRTITDGPQRKLTFESNPARPIPFGNPPFNDENIIMLQAVASVLVPGEASAFQAAARDFHKAMGAGPAEARTAAQALSARAGALSDALSARNYGGAEAFKVVGMIAGEATSPRFTDYAGSVQAVMAIDTLLNALVKEGRITQGAAAGIRGDIARAYKAVEEPNAYRPADFRTALKSAAGAIGRLQ